AAGTTTGGAACGGGATTGGTACTCTAAAAGAAACAATTGAACAATTGCTTGGATATTTAGGTTGGCACAATAACTTCTGCGGAATCATTATGTTCTGTTATAAAATAAACTTTACCAATATTTTGAAAACGGCAGAAGAACATTTAAGAGAATACTACAACTTTGACAAAAGTGAAAGATATATTCCAAATGAATTTCGATTTCGGCTTCAACATCCGACAGACAAATTCAAACATATTGAAACACACTTGACATTTGTAAATCTTAAAACAAATCTTAAAACAAATCTTATTAATTCGGCAAATCACAAGCATACCACTCAGGATGACATTTAATACAGTAAATATGCATTCTATACCGCATTGGTTTACCACAACCAAAACATGAGAAATATTCAATTCTGGGTTTTTCAACCTTAAGTTTAATTATTTTCCCCAACCGATTAAAAGTTTAATGAGCTATTAAATTAACACAAAGAAAATTCAAACTGAAATTTTCCATTTGAAAAATTAATTATTGATTGAGTTATCTTATTGTCCAGTTTTTTAGAACATTCTTGTAATCGAATACAAATCTCTTGTACTTCTTCATCACTTTTTAAATGTTGAGTTAAATTAACCAAACATTCTATTGTACTCATAATTGCCGTTATTTCATATGTTAATTGAGATAACTCTAACTGGAATTTTGTTTTCATTTATCTGGAATTATTTATAAATATCAGTGGATCAAATATAATAAAGATATTCTTATTGCATACTTTAAAGAAAATAATACATACTAAAAGTTTATCAATAAACTCAGTTAACACTGATACTTTTACTCCATAGTTTTCATATATGGCTTTAGGAACAAAAATCAGATACTTTAGAAATTTAAAAGGGTGGAGTCAGGATGTTATGGCTGATAAATTAGATATATCGTTACCAGCCTATTCAAAAATAGAAAGAGACATAACAGATGTTAGTTTTTCAAGATTAAATCAAATTTGTAAAGTTCTTGGAATAACCTTAATAGAATTGCTTTCCTATCCTTCAAAATCAACAGACCAAAATAATCTACTGAAAACATTAGCAGAAAAGGAAAAAGAAATAATTAAACTTCAAAAGAAAATAATTGAACTTTTAGAGAAGAAGAAATAACTTAATCTCAAAAAATTAACTTTGAATTAGGTTTCCAAGCCGCCTCATCCTTGTCCTCTACTCTACTTCAGTACTTGGAAATTGATATTCATATGCGAATTTTTCGAGTATTAAATATACAGTTACAATAGCAACAAATCCCCAATCAAAACACCTTCTCCAACCTCATAGCATTCTTTGCAGCAAGCAAATAAAACCCTCCATTTATCTTCTGGTAAAACTCAATCCCTAAACAAGCTATTACTCCGACAGTAGCGGGAATAACCGGAGAACCTGGAATAGAACTTACAATAGACATATTAGCCAAAGTGCTGCCACCCAAAGGGGTGTAATCACTATAAGAAATATTGTTTTTAGAATTTATTTCAGGATTAACCGGCCTGTACCCTTTTAAAGCAGGGTTATAAGTATAATCAGAAAGCACTGTAATTGCATTAATAATTCTAAAATGGGAAGCACTTTTTGGAGAAGTAATAAAATTATTCGTTTTAAAGACCGGAATAGTTATGGTAACCTCATTACGCCCTGCATTGGCAGAAATATCATAAGGAGCAGTAAAAACACCTCCAAAGGCAGTGTCAGAATTAAAATCAAAACCTTCAATATTATTGCCGTTGGCTAAAAACTCAAGACTTCTTTCTCCCCTAATTCCATTTCCATGTTCAATTACTTTTTTAAGTTGTCCGGTAAGCCTTGCAGAAATGTACTTGCCTCCCATATCCTTGATAATTTCACCAAGACCCAAACGAAAAGCTTTGCCGGCCATTGAGCAGCCACCAAATTCCATCATGTTTTCCCGGTTTCGTTTAAAAGCTGGAGACGTTTTAATTCTTTGCTTACTCAGTCTGGATATCTCTTTTACATAATCCACACCGTCTTTGGAATAAAAAGCTAAGTTTCCTATTTTTCCATGAAGTTTGATAATACCTTTTTGTTTTGCGCACATAACACATGAATTTAGAAGTTAAATAATTCCCGCTCTCACGGGCTGAATTAAAAACTTTTAACTAAGTTATGTAGCTATATTATCATAAAGAGAATTGTTTCTCTTTAAAACGGAAATGCTTTTCTTTTGGTTACATTATTTCATTTAAATTCTATGACAGTATCGGGTAAATGTCGGGTGCCATTCGGGTGGGACTCGGGTCGTATTCGGGTGCCATGCGGATGGCAGTCGGGGTACAGTCGGGACACAGTCGGGTTTAAGAGTATATAATAGCAATATTTTTCAATAACTATTAGCCTTGAAACTAGAGAATGACCGGAAACAGCCAGCCCACGGGAAAAGCACATTTCCAATTCACACTGCCAACCACGCAAACCAAAAATTGTAAAAGAGCTTCTCCCTTTCCTCCCCAAAGAAAATTAAATTAAAAAAATCCCCCCTCAAAAATAAAAAAATACCCAACTCGCACTAGCCATGCAAAGTATACCACTCCAAGTTATTACTCATTCATGAAAGCCTTTAGCAGAGCAGCTTGTATCCCCATTTATTACCAAAAGGCCAGCTTATAACATTGCATATTCGCAAGTGGCGGTCTAGGTGCTCTATTGCGAAGCCTTGTATTTCTATTAACTTTACTGCTCACGGTTTTTGGTTCGGTGCAATAATCGCCACCAGCGTATATGCAAAAAA
Above is a genomic segment from Bacteroidota bacterium containing:
- a CDS encoding helix-turn-helix transcriptional regulator; this encodes MALGTKIRYFRNLKGWSQDVMADKLDISLPAYSKIERDITDVSFSRLNQICKVLGITLIELLSYPSKSTDQNNLLKTLAEKEKEIIKLQKKIIELLEKKK